One Streptomyces sp. NBC_01551 genomic region harbors:
- a CDS encoding type IV secretory system conjugative DNA transfer family protein yields the protein MGPTRAQFIQYAPAALAVASVAVGPWSALAAAAAGAGAWAVNASAPALRSLIACGITATGCGIAAHQVLASGMDPLFALGLAVPAGAAVLAHRRNTAGEHPALPATTAAAGQSSQAQLISAWWAEFISGPTQTEGRKLIQAGAGLEHLALDAGTDHVSFTGIITLPQGQQVKVKAADIAAVYQIPVSQVELGDPKHYAPNALPVTVHLMKSSAAPQISAGDAPTTPEELWAAYVAVPEGAMPGTTLALTRYDGPLDWEGIATRDRKAIGTVNLQDLAGNLHLETIQVALAPTDKPSQMGVRVMKEHALMHGTMLSTVVDELAMDSRGYVRLGTYIDARAALVPLAQPGSGARHLYLVGGSRSGKSGVLEQILLSAHKSRIAVILSSPQAGTIAGAPLTAHCGDGLDEAMGALRLAYALMLDREARYRSPAFPFTDPLTLIVIDEAHMLLAASSQYHAEAKAIVEQLTRRSLKRGIGVVLATQTPLAEDLGNSSIIRSQLLIGGGAVFLRCAKGQGSLVGANAVQGAEGIDLSMIPDSWPGQYAKVADRDMSGLNTEAAAKPEDGTFGLGYLLTPGSQAVQFRSLHLDVPPASLADGLPPVAVEDCEAWRLREAIAQTPVVDQRGKNLVGSLADLLAKAQQSPPVPHQRAQTDPAGPAGVDGQELIKPRILELLQQESIPMTAETIARKLGTSAKNIRPRLSELKKRNEITNESGLWRAA from the coding sequence ATGGGGCCGACCCGAGCACAGTTCATCCAGTACGCGCCCGCCGCTCTCGCGGTGGCATCTGTCGCCGTCGGCCCCTGGTCCGCTCTCGCCGCCGCGGCGGCCGGAGCGGGGGCGTGGGCCGTCAATGCCTCCGCCCCCGCCCTGCGCTCCCTCATCGCCTGTGGGATCACGGCCACCGGGTGTGGCATCGCCGCTCACCAGGTCCTCGCGTCCGGTATGGACCCGCTGTTCGCCCTCGGGCTCGCCGTCCCGGCCGGGGCGGCCGTCCTGGCCCACCGGCGAAACACCGCCGGCGAGCACCCGGCGCTGCCTGCCACGACTGCGGCTGCGGGTCAGTCCTCGCAGGCGCAGCTGATCAGTGCCTGGTGGGCGGAGTTCATCTCCGGCCCGACCCAGACCGAGGGCCGCAAGCTGATCCAGGCCGGGGCTGGCCTTGAGCACCTCGCCCTCGACGCCGGGACCGATCATGTGTCGTTCACCGGGATCATCACGCTGCCCCAGGGCCAGCAGGTGAAGGTGAAGGCGGCCGACATCGCGGCTGTCTACCAGATCCCCGTCTCCCAGGTGGAGCTGGGCGACCCCAAGCACTACGCGCCGAACGCGCTGCCCGTCACCGTCCACCTCATGAAGTCGTCGGCAGCGCCGCAGATCTCGGCTGGCGACGCGCCCACGACTCCCGAGGAGCTGTGGGCCGCGTACGTCGCCGTGCCGGAAGGAGCGATGCCCGGCACCACCCTGGCCCTCACCCGCTACGACGGGCCCCTGGACTGGGAGGGGATCGCCACCCGCGACCGGAAGGCGATTGGGACCGTCAACCTCCAGGACCTCGCGGGGAACCTGCACCTGGAGACGATCCAGGTCGCTCTCGCCCCGACTGACAAGCCCTCGCAGATGGGGGTGCGCGTGATGAAGGAGCACGCGCTGATGCACGGCACGATGCTCTCCACGGTCGTGGACGAGCTGGCCATGGACTCGCGCGGATACGTCCGCCTGGGCACCTACATCGACGCACGGGCCGCCCTGGTCCCCCTGGCTCAGCCCGGGTCCGGCGCCCGGCACCTGTACCTGGTGGGCGGGTCCCGCTCCGGGAAGTCCGGGGTGCTGGAACAGATCCTGCTCTCCGCCCACAAGTCGCGTATCGCGGTGATCCTGTCCTCGCCGCAGGCCGGAACCATCGCCGGAGCACCCCTGACCGCGCACTGCGGGGACGGGCTGGACGAGGCAATGGGCGCCCTGCGCCTGGCCTACGCACTGATGCTCGACCGCGAAGCCCGCTACCGCTCCCCGGCCTTCCCCTTCACCGACCCACTGACCCTGATCGTCATCGACGAAGCACACATGCTGCTCGCGGCCTCCTCCCAGTACCACGCGGAAGCCAAAGCGATCGTCGAGCAGCTCACCCGCCGGTCCCTCAAGCGCGGGATCGGCGTCGTCCTGGCCACCCAGACCCCGCTGGCCGAAGACCTCGGCAACTCCTCGATCATCCGCTCCCAGCTGCTGATCGGCGGCGGCGCGGTCTTCCTGCGCTGCGCCAAGGGCCAGGGCTCCCTGGTCGGGGCGAACGCGGTCCAGGGCGCGGAGGGCATCGACCTGTCGATGATCCCCGATTCGTGGCCAGGCCAGTACGCCAAGGTCGCCGACCGGGACATGAGCGGCCTGAACACTGAAGCCGCCGCCAAGCCCGAGGACGGCACCTTCGGCCTCGGCTACCTCCTCACCCCCGGATCCCAGGCCGTCCAGTTCCGCTCCCTGCACCTGGACGTGCCGCCTGCCTCCCTCGCTGACGGCCTGCCGCCGGTCGCCGTCGAGGACTGCGAGGCCTGGCGCCTGCGGGAGGCGATCGCGCAGACCCCGGTGGTCGACCAGCGCGGCAAGAACCTGGTCGGCAGCCTCGCCGACCTCCTCGCCAAGGCACAGCAGAGCCCGCCCGTCCCGCACCAGCGGGCCCAGACGGACCCCGCCGGCCCCGCAGGCGTGGACGGACAGGAGCTGATCAAGCCGCGAATCCTCGAACTCCTGCAACAGGAATCCATCCCCATGACTGCCGAGACGATCGCCC